CTGCAGAGGCGCTGCCCGGGGCGGATCGGATCATCGTGGCGATACCTGCAGGCGCGGAAGACATTGCCTCGCAAGCCTTGGCGGGATTGCCCCGTATCACGTTGATAACCGGAGGGGAAACGCGCCAGGAGAGTGTTCTGCGCGCGCTGGAAGCAATCGAAGGGCAAGCGCCCGAACGTGTGCTGATCCACGATGCCGCGCGGCCCGATCTGCCGGCCGAGGTCATCGTGCGCCTGCTCGCCGGATTGGACCGCAATGCCGGCGCCATCCCCGTCCTTCCAGTCGTCGATTCGATGATTACGGCGGCAGGCGACATGATGCTCGGCGACGCGCAGCGGGAGACGCTGCGCCGTGTGCAGACCCCCCAGGCCTTTCGCTTTGCCGATATACTCGCTGCGCACCGATCATGGAACGGTCCCGCCGATGCTGGCGACGATGCGCAGGTGCTGCGCGCCGCAAATCGCGATGTCGTGTTAGTCGAGGGCCATGAACGATTGAAAAAGCTGACTTTTGCAGAAGACTTCGTGGCCAACACGCTCTCTCCGCCCGCCGTGCGGACCGGCACCGGTTTTGACGTCCACCGTCTGGTCGCAGGCGAAGACCTTTGGCTGTGCGGTGTGAAGATCGATCACGACAAGGGCTTGGCCGGACACTCGGACGCCGACGTCGGCCTTCATGCCGTGGTCGATGCGATCCTGGGGGCCTGCGCGCGCGGCGATATCGGCCAGCATTTCCCGCCAAGCGATCCGCGCTGGAAGGGTGCGCCCTCGGCTCGGTTCGTCGAACACGCGGTAGCGCTGGCTGCGGAAGCAGGATGGCAGGTCGGCAATGTCGACCTCACCCTGATCTGCGAGGCGCCGAAAATCGGCCCGCATCGCGAGGCCATGCAGGTCCGCCTCGCACAGTTGCTGGGCGTCGCGCTTGATTGCGTCAGCGTAAAGGCCACCACCACTGAACGCCTCGGCTTCACCGGACGCGGCGAGGGCATTGCCGCGCAGGCCGTGGCCACGTTGACGCGCATCCCATGAGCGAGACGCCTTCCTCGCTCCTGCCGGCAGAAATCTGCGCACTCGCCTACCGCGTGATTGCCGAGAACCGCGAGGCGGGGCGCACCATTGCGCTGGCGGAAAGCTGCACCGGGGGACTTGTCGCCGCAGCGCTGACCGAAGTGCCCGGCAGTTCCGCGGTGCTCGATCGGGGCTGGGTCACCTACTCCAATGCCGCCAAGCAAGCCGAGCTTGGCGTGCCGCGCGATATCATCGACGCATTCGGTGCAGTGTCCGTGGCGTGCGTCTACGCCATGGCCCAAGGGGCGCTGGCAAACAGCGGTGCGGACGTGGCCGTGGCAATCAGCGGGATTGCCGGGCCCGATGGCGGCTCCGAACTCAAGCCGGTGGGCACCGTGGTCTTCGGCAAGGCCGTGCGCGGCGAGGATGCCCCGACGGCAGACGAAAAGCTTTTCGCAGGCGAGGACCGCGCTGGCGTGCGCTTTCAGGCCACGCTGTGCGCGCTTGAACTGCTCTTGCCGTAGAGCTCCTCGGCGCGGGCCTCGAACGCGTTGACCATCTTGCGGAAAGCCCGGTCGATATACTGGCCGGCCAGGGTTTCGAACATGATGTTCTTGAAGGCGAAGTCGACGCGAAAGTCGATCTCGCAACACCCCTCGCCGCCGCCGTCGCATTCGCCCGGCGTGTCCCGGAATGTCCAGTTGTTGTCGAGATCGCGCAGCGGCCCGTCGACATAGTGGACGTTGATGGTGCGCGGGCGATCCTTGATGACCCGGCTGGTGAACTTTTCGCGCAGGGCCTTGAAGCCCACCAGCATGTCGGCCGTCATTTCCGTGTCGCTGTCCTGGCGCACGCGCGTGGCAACGACCCACGGCAGGAACTCGGGATAGCGATCCACATCAGCGACGAGGTCGAACATCTGCTGCGCGCTGTAGGGCAGGCGCCGGGTCTCGTGGATCTTGGGCATCAGGCCTGCTTGGCGACCTTCGGCGCGGCAGCTTTCGCCAGCTTCGCCTCGCGCGCTAGGCGCATCTTGGCGAAATCATCGCCCGCGTGATAGCTCGACCGGGTGAGCGGGCTGGCCGCGACTTGCAGAAAGCCCTTCGCGCGCGCAATCGAACCGAAGGCATCGAAAGCCTGCGGGGTGACGAAATCCTCTACCCTGGCGTGCTTCGGCGTGGGCTGAAGATACTGCCCCATGGTGATGAAATCGACATCCGCGCTGCGCATGTCGTCCATCACCTGGTGGACCTCCAGGCGCTGCTCTCCCAGGCCAAGCATGATGCCGGACTTGGTGAAGATCAGCGGATCGTGGCTCTTCACCTCTTCCAGCAGCCGAAGCGAGGCGTAATACCGCGCGCCGGGGCGGATGGTCGGGTACAGCCTTGGGACGGTTTCGAGGTTATGATTGTAAACGTCCGGCCCGGCTTCACAAATCGCCTCTACGGCGGGGCGCATCTTGTTGCGGAAGTCCGGCGTCAGGATCTCGATGGTGGTGCCCGGGGTCTCCCGCCGCAGGGCCTGGATGACCTTGACGAACTGGCTCGCGCCGCCATCGGGCAGGTCGTCCCGGTCGACGCTGGTGATGACGATGTGTTGCAGGCCCATCTTGCCCGCCGCCACCGCGACGTTGTCCGGCTCCAGCAGATCGACGATGCGCGGCATCCCGGTCTTGACGTTGCAGAACGCGCAGGCGCGCGTACACACGTCGCCCAGGATCATCACCGTCGCGTGCTTCTTCGTCCAGCATTCGCCGATGTTCGGGCAGGCCGCTTCCTCGCACACGGTATTGAGGTTGAGGTCGCGCATCAGCTTGCGCGTCTCGTGATAGCCGGGGCTGGTCGGCGCCTTGACGCGGATCCAGTCCGGCTTGCGCTGGCGAGCGGGGCGCTCTTCGGGCTGCGGAGGCGAGGACAGGTCGTTCATTTCGCGTGCCCACTTAGTGCTCCCCCTTGCCACTGGCAATGCCGCGCGGCAGAGGCTTTGGACCATGATCGAACACGACACCCCGATGAGCGGCCTTCTCGAAGGCTACCGACGTTTCCGCGACGGCCACTGGGCCGAGGAACGCGAACGCTGGAGCGCACTGGCTGAGGGCCAGTCACCAAGGACGATGGTGATCTCCTGCTCAGACAGCCGGGTGGACCCGTCGCAGATTTTCGATGTGGCGCCGGGCGAACTGTTCGTGGTCCGCAACGTTGCAGCACTCGTGCCGCCGTTCGAGACCTCGCCCGGCCAGCACGGCGTTTCGGCCGCCCTCGAATTCGCGGTGCAGTTCCTGAAAGTGCAACAGGTCGTTGTCCTGGGCCATGGGATGTGCGGCGGGTGCCAGGCGGCGCTGACGCAGGACCTGCACGGTAGTGCGCTGGGCGAAGGCGGTTTCGTGGCGAAGTGGATCGACATGCTGGATATCGTCCGCGATCCCATCGCTGCCGAGCTTGGCACGACCGGTCGCCCGGCAGAGCGCGCGATGGAGATGGCGGCCGTAAAGGTCAGCCTGGCAAACCTGCGCACCTTTCCCTGCATCCAGGAAAAGGAGCCGACCGGCCAGATCGCGTTGCGCGGTGCCTACTTCGCGATTTCCGACGGTGCGCTCCATCTTTTGGACGAGGAAACCGGCGAATTCGCGCCCGCGGGTTGACCTTTGGTTGCTGGACCGGCATTGTTGCGAACCATTCGCAATATATGTCAGACAGCCTGAGGTTTTCCCAATGCGCAAGTTGATCGTTTCCGCCGCCCTCGCCCCTACCGTGCTGGCGCTCGCCGCCTGCAACGATGCCCCCGAAACCACGATGGAAGATCGCGTCGAGGCGAACAGCATCGATGTGCCCGAGGCAACCGAAGCGGCTGGCGTCATGGATGCCAGCACCGTCACCGCGGCGCAGTTGACGGCTGCCGGGGTCTCGCAGGACGCTGCCGACGCCATCGTCGCCGGCCAGCCCTACGCCAACGTCGTCGCTTTCAACGAGGTGCTGATGCAGTCCATGACCGAGGAGGAGGCCGCTGCCCTGCGGGCCAACGTGTTCGTCCCGGTCAACCTCAACGCGGCCACCCCCGAGGAACTGGCACTGATCCCCGGCATCGACGACCGGATGATCCACGAATTCGAGGAATACGTCCCTTACGCCGACATGGCGGAATTTGATCGGGAGATCGGCAAGTACGTCGATGCGGACGAGGTCGCCCGCTATCGCCAATACGTCACGCTCTGATACGTCACGCCCTGCTGCGTCACGTCCTGGCGCGGCGGCGGAGCGCAATTCGCGCGATCCAGATGGCGGCGAGCATCCCGATGTGGATGTACGCCGTCATCGGATCGAACGCGGTCAGCGCCCAGTGCACGAAGGTCAGCACGGCGGCGGGGTAGACGAGCCGGTGCAACCGCTTCCAGTTGCGTTTCAGACGCCGCATCGCGCCATCGTTCGACGTTACGGCAAGTGGCACGAACAGGGCAAAGGCCAGCCACCCCGTCAGATATTGCAGTTCGCCCGCTTCGGAGAAGACGCGGGCGAACGCCTGTTTCTGCCATAGATAAAGGAGAAGGTGTCCCAGCGCGTAGACGAAACTGGCCACGCCGAGGTCGCGCCGCCGGCGCACCAGGAACTGGGTGATTGCATTGCGGCGGAAGGCGAGCCGGATCGGCGTTACCGCCAGCGTCACCAGCAACAGCCACGCCGACCAGTCGCCGGTGTCACCGATTGCGTGCCCGTATCCATAGGCCTCCGGCGTCGCCAACCAGCGCCAGGCCATCCACAGGCCCGGCAAGGCGAGAACGAGCCAGAGCAGCGGACGGGTCGATCGGGCAGAGTCCATATTTCACGCCCTGCCCTGCCTCAATCGCACTTGGCAAGCCGAAGTGCGAAAGCGGCACGGCGGACTGCGGCTTGCCTTAGGTCGCGCTCGCGGCCATCAATGCCGCCATGGCCGAAACAGAACTCAAGAACATCGCCCTCCTCATCGACGCCGACAACGCCAGTCATTCGGGCATAGACCCGGTGCTGACCGTGCTCGCCGAACTGGGGCAGGTGAACATTCGCCGCGCCTATGGCAACTGGGCCAAGCCCGCGCTTTCCAAGTGGAATACGATCACGCATCGTTACGGCCTGCAGCCCATGCAGCAATTCGATCTGACCAAGGGCAAGAACGCCACGGATATTGCCATGTCCATCGATGCGATGGACCTGCTGAACACGGGCAAGGTGGACGGCTTTGGCATCATGTCGAGCGACAGCGACTTCACCCCGCTGGTAACACGGCTGCGGCAGGATGGCATGATCGTCTATGGCTTCGGCGGGGCCAAGGCACCCGAGGCGTTCCGCAGCGCCTGCACCCGTTACATCGATGTCGATCAGTTGATCCGCACAGCCAAGCAGGGCGATGCCGAGAACCAGGCACCGTCGGAAAAGTCATCAGTGGATTCTGAG
This is a stretch of genomic DNA from Aurantiacibacter arachoides. It encodes these proteins:
- a CDS encoding bifunctional 2-C-methyl-D-erythritol 4-phosphate cytidylyltransferase/2-C-methyl-D-erythritol 2,4-cyclodiphosphate synthase; this encodes MVDAPLPPFTAIIVAAGQGLRAGQPFPKQFASWRGKPLVRHAAEALPGADRIIVAIPAGAEDIASQALAGLPRITLITGGETRQESVLRALEAIEGQAPERVLIHDAARPDLPAEVIVRLLAGLDRNAGAIPVLPVVDSMITAAGDMMLGDAQRETLRRVQTPQAFRFADILAAHRSWNGPADAGDDAQVLRAANRDVVLVEGHERLKKLTFAEDFVANTLSPPAVRTGTGFDVHRLVAGEDLWLCGVKIDHDKGLAGHSDADVGLHAVVDAILGACARGDIGQHFPPSDPRWKGAPSARFVEHAVALAAEAGWQVGNVDLTLICEAPKIGPHREAMQVRLAQLLGVALDCVSVKATTTERLGFTGRGEGIAAQAVATLTRIP
- a CDS encoding CinA family protein, encoding MSETPSSLLPAEICALAYRVIAENREAGRTIALAESCTGGLVAAALTEVPGSSAVLDRGWVTYSNAAKQAELGVPRDIIDAFGAVSVACVYAMAQGALANSGADVAVAISGIAGPDGGSELKPVGTVVFGKAVRGEDAPTADEKLFAGEDRAGVRFQATLCALELLLP
- a CDS encoding type II toxin-antitoxin system RatA family toxin — encoded protein: MPKIHETRRLPYSAQQMFDLVADVDRYPEFLPWVVATRVRQDSDTEMTADMLVGFKALREKFTSRVIKDRPRTINVHYVDGPLRDLDNNWTFRDTPGECDGGGEGCCEIDFRVDFAFKNIMFETLAGQYIDRAFRKMVNAFEARAEELYGKSSSSAHSVA
- the lipA gene encoding lipoyl synthase; amino-acid sequence: MNDLSSPPQPEERPARQRKPDWIRVKAPTSPGYHETRKLMRDLNLNTVCEEAACPNIGECWTKKHATVMILGDVCTRACAFCNVKTGMPRIVDLLEPDNVAVAAGKMGLQHIVITSVDRDDLPDGGASQFVKVIQALRRETPGTTIEILTPDFRNKMRPAVEAICEAGPDVYNHNLETVPRLYPTIRPGARYYASLRLLEEVKSHDPLIFTKSGIMLGLGEQRLEVHQVMDDMRSADVDFITMGQYLQPTPKHARVEDFVTPQAFDAFGSIARAKGFLQVAASPLTRSSYHAGDDFAKMRLAREAKLAKAAAPKVAKQA
- a CDS encoding carbonic anhydrase, which encodes MIEHDTPMSGLLEGYRRFRDGHWAEERERWSALAEGQSPRTMVISCSDSRVDPSQIFDVAPGELFVVRNVAALVPPFETSPGQHGVSAALEFAVQFLKVQQVVVLGHGMCGGCQAALTQDLHGSALGEGGFVAKWIDMLDIVRDPIAAELGTTGRPAERAMEMAAVKVSLANLRTFPCIQEKEPTGQIALRGAYFAISDGALHLLDEETGEFAPAG
- a CDS encoding sulfite oxidase heme-binding subunit YedZ translates to MDSARSTRPLLWLVLALPGLWMAWRWLATPEAYGYGHAIGDTGDWSAWLLLVTLAVTPIRLAFRRNAITQFLVRRRRDLGVASFVYALGHLLLYLWQKQAFARVFSEAGELQYLTGWLAFALFVPLAVTSNDGAMRRLKRNWKRLHRLVYPAAVLTFVHWALTAFDPMTAYIHIGMLAAIWIARIALRRRART
- a CDS encoding NYN domain-containing protein, coding for MAETELKNIALLIDADNASHSGIDPVLTVLAELGQVNIRRAYGNWAKPALSKWNTITHRYGLQPMQQFDLTKGKNATDIAMSIDAMDLLNTGKVDGFGIMSSDSDFTPLVTRLRQDGMIVYGFGGAKAPEAFRSACTRYIDVDQLIRTAKQGDAENQAPSEKSSVDSEVIDLLGEAWKASRRDAKGFAALGEVGKLAGNRSSFDVRNYGYTRLSDLFEDIPQFQVERREPGNQLFVKRLR